Proteins encoded in a region of the Mycteria americana isolate JAX WOST 10 ecotype Jacksonville Zoo and Gardens chromosome 9, USCA_MyAme_1.0, whole genome shotgun sequence genome:
- the LOC142414483 gene encoding uncharacterized protein LOC142414483 isoform X1, with amino-acid sequence MPAACTLLLLLLGLGLVPPAGSLPLASPRRLPPPPPPPPSSSSSPSRSRLGRPCSPPAAGHAGSPVIESSHQARRSLDTEIRTSGALVDSTELVTMLAGSRERVSLPARHSTVPAASRVTGHVSPPAGGGDLTLPGAGPPDSPAAARSHPPAAGSHHRAAGSWERGNRALASPGTPAAAERTPWVLAAVSTALAERTLGGHRTAWDAAGLDNATRTVLLLLSMETRPPGTGSPSRPASSWVGTEPPSSPPTGTGAASLRPSGGGGGTLWPLPSTPLPGSPGQPQSSPQTSSTQTGVNSVALHLRDVTGDSTSPFLTALPATDSAFGAARSSSTATENPRSGIRRAVPGSAAQPPASAPSSVAPAWGRFPGPSTERRLAPSRPASESTAAGELAVGSSYQPSNVSATERRVSGFPTTSTSVSTTATKGGGRTLRSLPASTRLAQTTEISTAGTKITSSSDRTWSPGMFLGAQGGGGRGATDPLLTGSLSASESASTTFTSNYEPKSIPAAEEATLHLGARGADVPSVSAGARGSPPNVRTAGVTRGPATSTDPTSSLGGTFSSSGAGTHHPNGSREATDLPVPPGEPVLTSSLSASASAFRGVRSSHQPVNSSTTEKNPFASSPTSAFISATATGSSGRPPRSATGSSRWAAEVSMSSGGMYKTLDTTRSSSASSVTDPYGVRGSRETTDFTEQVAGPLLTRSHSPSEGPSPATGSSHVSFSILSTERRTDFPTTGTSVSTTATKGGGRTLRSLPASTRLAQTTEISTSGTETISSPDHTRSSSGAQAAGGRGATALSMDPLLTGSPSALESASPAEGTSATRGRLTNAPLTSTPSSVTATSGGERTTVPVSDTHAASSMAGSSAPASPHTRSLDVVLLPSSSAAEPGRQSDVSQSGAGLGELATKPLPVFPPGVSVPSPSPSASERGKRVSGPPIETTYVSTALSSNEEGTSRAASNHGTWSTVAASPTSHPDMAGEPRTGPLPSSTPWPGVGHVSSSHAGYPEPEVTLSSRVSTYSAADEPSTMGSSHQSLSSSSAAERMSSPITDPAYSSSMSAGDGERTLHSVTDGTLAGGTESSASYAETASSPAPVEPASVEQSGAANTSTSGGGFAGFATETLFTRSSKIPTSSFQNDLTSFSSSHQPVSSIDAEKRTSVSHTDGTYISTTYTRGGERTLLSISNSSTSADSSESSTFFSEISNPSDSLKSSVAQDRKSNVSSDGSFVEPSTEPLLVHSSKLLTSASAGSIQNTTSFNADSELLTTGQSSLSSSAFPASSSVSSLHHSLTSTPPTTYLFTSSESSEPLSSSVVASSPPLQALSSSSPTSSLLSPSYSLASLLPLFSSPSSVSQSNDSGQGSTPVATTVVRRVPSTATMAGSSPRGTDKHNVTHQPQDSTTFTSTGSPPLPTAPMEQLGGLIVSVSVPVTVTETASSRATTVQGGSFGKATSLLTTASDAPQSGPTVAPLSASPSATNHSIIVPALTTVKPPALTTPASRRPTPGDASTTKAHGAQTPTATKHVYTTGESTEAVDPTTARPGKVTEENIPVTSPSEAPPTSKTTVSIATTLAATKPTTVPPSSSTTGLRTSSLATDVDKCLSNPCPALATCNNTRGSYICQCPLGYELEKGKCNLVRIFIGQVPLKLNSTHGKYTEILHIEGEILAMLNASLSGLPGYHHSTVKATREANFVHVSVQSTFSLASNVTFYDVVSSTKSYIQACKSPTEACQLISSLKPLHRVGSLCKQKDPECDKETSECTDFNGVALCQCKSGYFKYNKMDHSCRACEDGYKLENETCVSCPFGLGGFNCGNPYQLITVVIAAAGGGLLLIMGIALIVTCCRKNKNDISKLIFKSGDFQMSPYAEYPKNPRAQEWGRETIEMQENGSTKNLLQMTDVYYSPTGLRNPELERNGLYPPYTGLPGSRHSCIYPGQYNPSFISDETRRRDYF; translated from the exons TCATCGAAAGCAGCCATCAGGCAAGAAGAAGTTTGGACACGGAGATAAGGACTTCTGGTGCTCTCGTGGACAGCACGGAGCTGGTAACGatgctggctgggagcagggagcgggTATCGCTGCCTGCCAGGCACAGCACGGTGCCGGCGGCGAGCAGGGTCACGGGGCACGTCAGTCCCCCCGCCGGCGGTGGGGATCTCACCCTGCCGGGAGCAGGGCCCCcggacagcccggctgccgcccGCAGCCATCCTCCTG CCGCTGGAAGCCATCACCGTGCTGcgggcagctgggagagaggcaaCAGGGCTCTGGCTTCTCCTGGCACCCCTGCAGCTGCCGAGAGGACCCCATGGGTTTTGGCAGCCGTCAGCACCGCTTTGGCCGAGAGGACGCTGGGCGGGCACCGCACGGCCTGGGATGCGGCAGGGCTCGACAATGCGACGAggacggtgctgctgctgctctccatggAGACTCGACCCCCGG GCACCGGCAGCCCCTCTCGACcggcaagcagctgggtgggcacggagccccccagcagccctcccacGGGCACCGGGGCCGCTTCACTCAGACCctcggggggcggtggggggacGCTGTGGCCCCtacccagcacccccctccctgGCTCTCCGGGACAGCCCCAGTCCTCCCCCCAAACTTCCAGTACCCAGACTGGTGTGAACAGCGTGGCACTGCACCTCAGGGATGTCACAGGGGACTCCACAAGCCCTTTCCTCACGGCATTGCCTGCCACGGACAGTGCTTTCGGAG CTGCTAGGAGCAGCAGCACGGCTACGGAAAACCCGAGGTCCGGTATCCGAAGGGCAGTGCCCGGCTCCGCGGCTCAGCCCCCAGCCTCGGCGCCCTCCTCGGTGGCCCCAGCATGGGGACGTTTCCCTGGGCCCTCCACGGAGCGCCGGCTGGCCCCTTCTCGCCCCGCTTCAGAAAGCACTGCTGCGGGTGAGCTTG CCGTTGGAAGCAGCTACCAGCCGTCCAATGTCTCAGCCACGGAGAGGAGAGTTTCGGGTTTCCCCACCACCAGTACCTCTGTTTCCACAACAGCCACCAAGGGTGGAGGGAGGACATTAAGGTCTCTGCCAGCCAGCACCAGGCTGGCCCAAACAACAGAGATTTCCACCGCTGGTACCAAAATCACCAGCTCTTCAGACCGGACCTGGTCTCCTGGGATGTTTTTGGGAGcccagggtggtggtggcagaggtgCCACGGACCCGCTGCTCACGGGCTCGCTGTCTGCTTCGGAAAGCGCTTCCACGA CCTTTACCAGCAATTATGAACCCAAGAGCatcccagctgcagaagaggcGACGCTGCACTTGGGTGCCCGTGGTGCTGACGTGCCCAGCGTGTCAGCGGGGGCACGGGGGTCCCCCCCAAACGTCCGCACAGCCGGGGTGACGAGGGGCCCTGCCACCAGCACCGACCCCACCAGCTCTCTGGGGGGGACCTTCTCCTCCTCAGGGGCTGGGACACACCATCCTAACGGCTCACGGGAAGCCACCGACCTCCCTGTGCCTCCCGGGGAGCCTGTGCTCACAAGCTCCCTCTCTGCCTCCGCAAGTGCTTTCAGAG GTGTCAGAAGCAGCCACCAACCAGTTAACAGCTCAACGACAGAGAAAAACCCCTTTGCTTCCTCTCCCACCAGTGCTTTCATTTCAGCCACGGCCACTGGCAGCAGTGGGAGGCCCCCGAGGTCTGCCACGGGCAGCAGCCGATGGGCAGCAGAAGTCTCCATGTCCAGTGGTGGCATGTACAAGACCTTGGACACGACCCGATCCTCGTCTGCGTCTTCTGTGACAGACCCCTACGGAGTTCGTGGGTCCAGAGAAACCACGGATTTCACAGAGCAGGTGGCAGGCCCTTTGCTAACACGCTCTCACTCTCCTTCAGAAGGTCCTTCCCCAG CTACTGGAAGCAGCCATGTGTCATTCAGCATCCTGTCAACAGAGAGAAGAACTGATTTCCCCACCACCGGTACCTCTGTTTCCACAACAGCCACCAAGGGTGGAGGGAGGACATTAAGGTCTCTGCCAGCCAGCACCAGGCTGGCCCAGACAACAGAGATTTCCACCAGTGGTACCGAAACCATCAGCTCTCCAGACCATACCCGGTCCTCTTCgggagcccaggctgctggtggcaGAGGTGCCACAGCGCTGTCCATGGACCCGTTGCTCACGGGCTCACCATCTGCTTTGGAAAGTGCTTCCCCAG CAGAAGGGACCTCGGCTACGAGAGGACGCCTGACCAATGCTCCTCTCACCAGTACGCCCAGCTCAGTGACGGCCACCAGCGGTGGGGAGAGGACCACAGTGCCCGTGTCAGACACCCACGCAGCATCCAGCATGGCAGGGAGCTCCGCTCCCGCTTCCCCCCACACCAGGTCCTTGGACGTGGTCCTTCTGCCGTCCTcatcagcagcagagcctgggaggCAGAGCGATGTTTCACAGAGCGGTGCCGGACTCGGTGAGCTTGCAACAAAGCCACTGCCTGTGTTTCCTCCCGGCGTTTCAGTGCCTTCGCCTTCACCAAGTGCTTCAG agagaggaaagagagtttCTGGTCCTCCTATTGAGACCACGTACGTCTCGACTGCACTCTCCAGCAATGAGGAGGGGACATCTCGGGCTGCTTCTAACCACGGCACGTGGAGCACGGTGGCGGCAAGCCCCACGTCTCACCCAGACATGGCTGGGGAGCCCCGCACTGGCCCCCTCCCATCCTCCACGCCATGGCCTGGAGTGGGACACGTCTCATCCAGCCACGCGGGGTACCCAGAGCCCGAGGTCACCCTTTCGTCCAGGGTCTCCACCTACTCGGCTGCCGATGAACCTTCCA CCATGGGCAGCAGCCATCAGTCCCTAAGCAGCTCGAGTGCCGCGGAAAGGATGTCCAGCCCCATCACTGATCCTGCATACAGTTCATCCATGTCTGCTGGTGATGGAGAGAGGACGCTGCACTCGGTGACAGATGGCACACTGGCCGGTGGCACGGAGAGCTCTGCTTCCTATGCCGAAACCGCCAGCTCTCCAGCACCGGTTGAGCCGGCATCGGTGGAGCAGAGCGGGGCGGCCAACACCTCCACCAGCGGTGGGGGCTTCGCGGGCTTTGCGACGGAGACGCTCTTCACACGCTCTTCCAAGATACCCActtcttctttccaaaatgaTCTCACAA GCTTTTCAAGTAGCCATCAGCCAGTCAGTAGCATCGATGCTGAGAAACGGACCTCGGTTTCTCATACGGATGGCACATACATTTCAACTACATATaccagaggaggagaaaggaccCTCTTGTCTATCTCGAATAGCAGCACCTCTGCTGACTCCTCAGAAAGTTCCACCTTTTTTTCCGAAATTTCTAACCCTTCTGATTCATTGAAGTCTTCTGTGGCACAGGACAGGAAGAGCAACGTATCCAGCGATGGCAGTTTTGTTGAACCATCTACAGAGCCGTTGCTGGTACACTCTTCCAAACTGTTGACTTCTGCTTCCGCAGGCAGCATACAAAATACAACTTCCTTCAACGCTGACTCTGAGTTGTTGACCACTGGCCAATCGTCTCTATCTTCATCAGCATTTCCAGCCTCTTCCTCAGTGTCATCGCTGCATCACTCGCTGACATCAACACCACCAACAACTTATTTGTTTACATCATCAGAGTCATCTGAGCCACTCTCGTCCTCTGTGGTGGCATCTTCACCCCCTCTGCAGGCTTTGTCGTCCTCCTCACCCACTTCCTCATTGCTTTCCCCATCTTACTCATTAGCATCTTTATTGCCTCTGTTTTCGTCGCCATCATCCGTCTCGCAGTCCAACGATAGTGGTCAAGGAAGCACCCCTGTGGCTACGACTGTGGTCAGGCGGGTGCCCTCCACAGCCACCATGGCCGGGAGCTCACCCAGAGGGACCGACAAGCACAACGTCACGCACCAGCCCCAAGACAGCACCACCTTCACCTCCACCgggtctcctcctctccccacggCGCCCATGGAGCAGCTTGGTGGACTCATTGTGTCCGTGTCCGTTCCTGTGACGGTAACGGAGACCGCCTCATCGAGAGCCACCACTGTCCAGGGAGGCAGCTTTGGGAAGGCAACATCGCTGCTCACCACAGCCAGCGATGCCCCACAGTCTGGGCCAACGGTTGCACCCCTTAGTGCCTCACCAAGCGCAACAAACCACAGCATCATCGTCCCTGCACTGACCACAGTGAAACCTCCTGCACTGACAACACCGGCCAGTCGCCGGCCAACCCCAGGTGATGCTAGCACCACGAAAGCCCACGGAGCTCAAACGCCCACTGCCACTAAGCACGTGTATACCACTGGGGAAAGCACAGAAGCTGTGGATCCCACCACTGCAAGGCCTGGTAAAGTCACCgaggaaaacatccctgttaCGAGTCCTTCTGAAGCCCCTCCAACCAGCAAGACCACTGTGAGCATTGCAACTACTTTGGCTGCTACCAAACCAACCACTGTTCCTCCGTCAAGTAGCACGACCGGGCTGAGGACATCATCTCTGGCAACAG atGTGGATAAATGTCTTTCCAACCCTTGTCCTGCGCTGGCCACCTGCAACAACACCCGTGGCTCCTATATCTGTCAGTGTCCTCTTGGATACGAGCTGGAAAAAGGAAAGTGCAATTTAg TAAGAATATTTATCGGCCAGGTCCCCCTGAAACTTAATAGTACCCATGGGAAGTACACAGAGATTCTCCACATCGAGGGTGAAATCCTGGCGATG cTCAATGCATCGCTGTCGGGCTTGCCGGGGTACCACCACTCCACAGTTAAGGCGACCAG ggAGGCAAATTTTGTGCATGTTTCAGTGCAATCCACGTTCTCTTTAGCATCCAACGTGACTTTCTACGACGTTGTCAGCAGCACGAAAAGCTACATTCAAGCTTGCAAATCCCCCACCGAAGCCTGCCAGTTAATCTCCAGCCTGAAGCCGCTCCACAGAG TTGGCAGCTTGTGCAAGCAGAAAGACCCCGAATGCGACAAGGAAACTTCCGAATGCACCGACTTCAATGGAGTCGCACTCTGCCAGTGCAAAAGTGGGTACTTCAAATACAACAAGATGGACCACTCCTGCAGAG CCTGTGAAGACGGATATAAGCTGGAAAATGAGACCTGTGTGAG CTGCCCGTTTGGCTTAGGTGGATTCAACTGTGGAAACC CATATCAGCTCATCACTGTGGTGATCGCGGCTGCAGGAGGGGGACTTCTGCTTATCATGGGCATAGCACTGATTGTCACCTGCTGCCG gaagaataaaaatgacaTAAGTAAACTCATTTTCAAGAGTGGAGATTTCCAGATGTCACCGTATGCTGAATATCCGAAGAACCCCCGGGCACAGGAATGGGGCAGAGAGACCATCGAGATGCAAGAGAACGGAAGCACCAAGAATCTGTTGCAGATGACAGATGTGTATTATTCG CCAACTGGACTAAGAAATCCTGAACTGGAAAGAAACGGACTTTATCCTCCCTACACTGGTTTGCCTGGATCTCGACATTCATGCATCTACCCTGGACAATACAATCCATCCTTCATTAGTGACGAAACCAGAAGAAGAGACTATTTTTAG